Proteins co-encoded in one Methylobacterium sp. WL1 genomic window:
- the crcB gene encoding fluoride efflux transporter CrcB, whose translation MINTLIVILGAGLGGGARHGVNVAVTRLLPGFGFPLATIVINVLGSFLMGVLAESFALRGAAGHPARLFLTTGVLGGFTTFSTFSLDAISLYERGHLAAAALYVTVSVAAGLLGLLAGIALMRTVLSGG comes from the coding sequence ATGATCAACACCCTCATCGTCATCCTCGGGGCCGGGCTCGGCGGCGGGGCCCGCCACGGGGTCAACGTCGCGGTCACCCGTCTGCTGCCGGGCTTCGGGTTTCCCCTCGCCACGATCGTCATCAACGTGCTCGGCTCGTTCCTGATGGGCGTCCTGGCCGAGAGCTTCGCCCTGCGCGGGGCGGCCGGACACCCGGCGCGGCTGTTCCTGACCACCGGGGTGCTGGGCGGCTTCACCACCTTCTCGACCTTCTCGCTGGACGCGATCAGCCTATACGAGCGCGGCCATCTGGCCGCCGCGGCCCTCTACGTGACGGTCTCGGTGGCGGCCGGTCTGCTCGGCCTGCTGGCCGGCATCGCCCTGATGCGGACGGTTCTCAGCGGTGGCTGA
- a CDS encoding ATP phosphoribosyltransferase regulatory subunit, giving the protein MTRPEAGETGAGDAARTRLLAHLSAAGYHPVTPPVLQPVEPFLELSGEDIRRRIFVTQDAAGTELCLRPEFTIPVCRLHRAQADGRAADYSYCGPVFRLAADEPDEFFQAGIESIGRTDTPAADAEVLGLALEGLALFGRTDPAVRLGDMGLTVALLDGLAVPPAAKRRTLRALAAGRSLDDVTNGGEGARPEDPHAGLLAAIQGQDPRGVRAFVEDVLAIAGISAVGGRSAGEIAERFLGKAAAQANGGAGLNPENRAVLDRYRAIAGHPDAAARDLRALVADAGLRHDALSAALDLFEERTGFIAARGLPIERFRFQGGFARNLDYYTGFIFEVNEGDGPMLVGGGRYDGLLGHLGSPAPLPAVGCTFWVERVAGAGR; this is encoded by the coding sequence ATGACACGACCGGAGGCCGGTGAGACGGGGGCGGGCGACGCGGCGCGGACGCGCCTGCTCGCGCATCTGAGTGCGGCCGGCTACCACCCGGTGACGCCGCCGGTTCTGCAGCCGGTGGAGCCGTTCCTGGAACTGTCCGGCGAGGACATCCGCCGGCGCATCTTCGTCACCCAGGACGCGGCCGGGACCGAGCTGTGCCTGCGGCCGGAATTCACGATCCCCGTCTGCCGCCTGCACCGGGCCCAGGCCGATGGCCGGGCGGCCGATTACAGCTATTGCGGCCCGGTCTTCCGGTTGGCCGCCGACGAGCCGGACGAGTTCTTCCAGGCCGGCATCGAATCGATTGGCCGCACCGACACCCCGGCCGCCGATGCCGAGGTGCTGGGGCTGGCGCTCGAAGGCCTCGCGCTGTTCGGCCGGACCGACCCCGCGGTGCGGCTCGGCGATATGGGTCTGACCGTGGCTCTGCTCGACGGGCTGGCGGTGCCGCCGGCGGCCAAGCGCCGGACCCTGCGGGCGCTCGCCGCCGGGCGATCCCTCGACGACGTCACCAATGGCGGCGAGGGCGCCCGGCCCGAGGATCCCCATGCCGGGCTGCTCGCCGCGATCCAGGGCCAGGACCCGCGGGGCGTGCGCGCCTTCGTGGAGGACGTGCTCGCCATCGCGGGCATCTCGGCGGTGGGTGGCCGCAGCGCCGGCGAGATCGCCGAGCGTTTCCTCGGCAAGGCGGCCGCGCAGGCCAATGGCGGGGCCGGGCTCAACCCCGAGAACCGCGCCGTGCTCGACCGCTACCGGGCCATCGCCGGCCATCCGGACGCCGCCGCACGCGACCTGCGGGCGCTGGTCGCCGATGCGGGCCTGCGCCACGACGCGCTCTCGGCCGCCCTCGACCTGTTCGAGGAGCGTACCGGCTTCATCGCGGCGCGCGGCCTGCCGATCGAGCGGTTCCGCTTCCAGGGCGGCTTCGCCCGCAACCTCGACTACTACACCGGCTTCATCTTCGAGGTGAACGAGGGCGACGGCCCGATGCTGGTCGGCGGCGGCCGCTACGACGGCCTGCTCGGGCATCTCGGCAGCCCGGCGCCCCTGCCCGCGGTGGGCTGCACCTTCTGGGTCGAGCGCGTGGCGGGAGCCGGCCGATGA
- a CDS encoding lysozyme inhibitor LprI family protein gives MTKLFALLLPMALLAAAPARAASFACDKAETPDERAICGHLPLNDMDVEMATRFAILKDVLPMGGQTKLRDDQEDWLKERHACGADLACLRGLYETRLKVLRGVLAEFAKQGPQ, from the coding sequence ATGACCAAGCTATTCGCCCTCCTGCTGCCGATGGCGCTCCTCGCCGCCGCCCCCGCCCGGGCCGCGAGCTTCGCCTGCGACAAGGCCGAGACCCCCGACGAGAGGGCGATCTGCGGGCATCTCCCGCTCAACGACATGGATGTCGAGATGGCGACCCGGTTCGCCATCCTGAAGGATGTCCTGCCGATGGGCGGCCAGACCAAGCTGCGCGACGACCAGGAGGACTGGCTCAAGGAGCGCCACGCCTGCGGCGCCGACCTCGCCTGCCTGCGCGGCCTCTACGAGACCCGGTTGAAGGTGCTGCGCGGAGTGCTGGCGGAATTCGCCAAGCAGGGACCGCAATAG
- a CDS encoding pyruvate, water dikinase regulatory protein: MGRSYFHLHLVSDSTGETLINVGRAAAAQYEGVSAIEHVYPLVRSAAQLDRVISEIRAAPGLVLYTLVGGDLGERLEEVARETSSPCLSVLRPVHDLLRAYLGAETTARPGAQHMLNAEYFKRIDAMNFTLAHDDGNLPEDLEDADVILLGVSRTSKTPTSIYLANRGLKTTNLPLVPGMPLPPAIERARKPLVVGLFASPERIVQIRQNRLSSLNADESSMYVDRSAVADEITMSRRLFTKNRWPTIDVTRRSIEETAAAIVDLYRDHRLKFIAD; this comes from the coding sequence ATGGGCCGGAGCTACTTCCACCTTCACCTCGTGTCCGACTCCACCGGTGAGACGCTGATCAACGTCGGCCGGGCGGCGGCCGCGCAGTACGAGGGCGTCTCGGCGATCGAGCACGTCTATCCGCTGGTGCGCTCGGCGGCGCAGCTCGACCGGGTGATCTCGGAGATCCGGGCGGCGCCGGGCCTGGTGCTCTACACCCTGGTGGGCGGCGACCTGGGCGAGCGGCTCGAAGAGGTCGCCCGCGAGACCAGCTCCCCCTGCCTGTCGGTGCTGCGGCCGGTCCACGACCTGCTGCGCGCCTATCTCGGGGCCGAGACCACGGCCCGGCCGGGCGCCCAGCACATGCTCAACGCGGAGTATTTCAAGCGCATCGACGCGATGAACTTCACGCTGGCCCACGACGACGGCAACCTGCCGGAGGACCTGGAGGATGCCGACGTGATCCTGCTTGGGGTCAGCCGGACCTCGAAGACACCGACCTCGATCTACCTCGCCAACCGCGGGCTCAAGACCACGAACCTGCCGCTGGTGCCCGGCATGCCGCTGCCGCCGGCGATCGAGCGGGCGCGCAAGCCCCTGGTGGTCGGCCTGTTCGCCTCGCCCGAGCGGATCGTGCAGATCCGTCAGAACCGACTGTCGAGCCTCAACGCCGACGAATCCTCGATGTATGTCGACCGCTCGGCGGTGGCCGACGAGATCACCATGTCGCGCCGGCTGTTCACCAAGAACCGCTGGCCGACCATCGACGTGACCCGTCGCTCGATCGAGGAGACCGCCGCGGCGATCGTCGACCTCTACCGCGACCACCGCCTGAAGTTCATCGCCGACTGA
- the hemJ gene encoding protoporphyrinogen oxidase HemJ: MLYDWIKAGHVISLIAWMAGMLYLPRLFVYHASLPPGSEAQSATFKVMERRLLKAIMNPALIATWAFGLVLAWMSGFYASPWLQAKFVLVLAMSGIHGWLGRMVKEFAADRNTRGHRFYRVLNEVPTLLLIGIVILAVVKPGF; this comes from the coding sequence GTGCTGTACGACTGGATCAAGGCCGGGCACGTCATCAGCCTGATCGCCTGGATGGCGGGCATGCTCTACCTGCCCCGGCTGTTCGTCTACCACGCGAGCCTGCCGCCGGGCTCGGAGGCGCAATCCGCGACCTTCAAGGTGATGGAGCGGCGCCTGCTCAAGGCGATCATGAACCCGGCCCTGATCGCCACCTGGGCGTTCGGGCTGGTGCTGGCCTGGATGAGCGGCTTCTACGCGAGCCCCTGGCTTCAGGCGAAGTTTGTGCTGGTGCTGGCGATGTCGGGCATCCACGGCTGGCTCGGCCGGATGGTCAAGGAGTTCGCAGCCGACCGGAACACCCGCGGGCACAGGTTCTACCGGGTGCTCAACGAGGTGCCGACCCTCCTGCTGATCGGCATCGTCATCCTGGCGGTGGTCAAGCCGGGCTTCTGA
- the rho gene encoding transcription termination factor Rho, which yields MTPHPDAFADPLADPETADAADAPATPGTVAALEGVREVKLFDLKAKTPTDLIAFAEEVEVENASTMRKQELMFAILKQLAAKEVEIIGAGTVEVLQDGFGFLRSNDSNYLPGPDDIYISPTQIRRFGLRTGDTVEGPIRGPKDGERYFALLKVNTINFENPEKIKHKVHFDNLTPLFPTKRFKLELENPTKKDFSPRIIDIVAPIGKGQRALIVAPPRTGKTVLMQNIAQSITLNHPECYLIVLLIDERPEEVTDMIRSVKGEVIASTFDEPATRHVQVAEMVIEKAKRLVEHGRDVVILLDSITRLGRAYNTVVPSSGKVLTGGVDANALQRPKRFFGAARNIEEGGSLSIIATALIDTGSRMDEVIFEEFKGTGNSEIILDRKVSDKRIFPAIDITRSGTRKEELLVPPDALKKTYVLRRILNPMGVTDAIEFLMDKLRQTKSNGDFFDSMNT from the coding sequence ATGACGCCACATCCCGACGCCTTCGCCGACCCCCTGGCCGATCCCGAGACCGCGGATGCGGCCGACGCGCCCGCCACCCCGGGGACCGTCGCCGCCCTCGAGGGCGTGCGCGAGGTCAAGCTGTTCGATCTCAAGGCCAAGACGCCGACCGACCTGATTGCGTTCGCCGAGGAGGTCGAGGTCGAGAACGCCTCGACCATGCGCAAGCAGGAGCTGATGTTCGCCATCCTGAAGCAGCTCGCTGCCAAGGAGGTCGAAATCATCGGCGCCGGCACCGTCGAGGTGCTGCAGGACGGCTTCGGCTTCCTGCGCTCGAACGACTCGAACTACCTGCCGGGCCCGGACGACATCTACATCTCGCCGACCCAGATCCGGCGCTTCGGCCTGCGCACCGGCGACACCGTCGAGGGCCCGATCCGCGGCCCCAAGGACGGCGAGCGCTACTTCGCGCTCCTGAAGGTCAACACGATCAACTTCGAGAACCCGGAGAAGATCAAGCACAAGGTCCACTTCGACAACCTGACGCCGCTGTTCCCGACCAAGCGGTTCAAGCTGGAGCTCGAGAATCCGACCAAGAAGGATTTCTCGCCCCGGATCATCGACATCGTCGCGCCGATCGGAAAGGGCCAGCGCGCCCTGATCGTGGCGCCGCCGCGCACCGGCAAGACCGTGCTGATGCAGAACATCGCGCAGTCGATCACCCTCAACCACCCGGAATGCTACCTCATCGTGCTGCTCATCGACGAGCGCCCCGAGGAGGTCACCGACATGATCCGCTCGGTGAAGGGCGAGGTCATCGCCTCGACCTTCGACGAGCCGGCCACCCGCCACGTGCAGGTCGCCGAGATGGTGATCGAGAAGGCCAAGCGCCTGGTGGAGCACGGCCGCGACGTCGTCATCCTGCTCGACTCGATCACCCGGCTCGGCCGCGCCTACAACACCGTGGTGCCGTCCTCCGGCAAGGTGCTGACCGGCGGCGTCGACGCCAACGCCCTGCAGCGGCCCAAGCGCTTCTTCGGTGCCGCCCGCAACATCGAGGAGGGCGGCTCGCTCTCGATCATCGCCACCGCGCTGATCGACACCGGCTCGCGCATGGACGAGGTGATCTTCGAGGAGTTCAAGGGCACCGGCAACTCGGAGATCATCCTGGACCGCAAGGTCTCGGACAAGCGCATCTTCCCGGCGATCGACATCACCCGCTCCGGCACCCGCAAGGAGGAGCTGCTGGTCCCGCCGGACGCCCTCAAGAAGACCTACGTGCTGCGCCGCATCCTGAACCCGATGGGCGTCACCGACGCGATCGAGTTCCTCATGGACAAGCTGCGCCAGACCAAGAGCAACGGCGACTTCTTCGACTCGATGAACACCTGA
- a CDS encoding DUF3429 domain-containing protein, with product MRDDATGRTITAHEPRRIPWLDLVFGFGPMVPIAVGAAATWWLNGQPLDYLVALFTLLYAASILLFLAGVHRGVSFRTEGGPHLAQIVTMLILYGLGLFSLFSAVMGKAVPALAMLILGYAAIGILDPIAARAGQVPLAHARLRPLQMPIAVISLAVLLWIKLTAPY from the coding sequence ATGCGCGACGACGCTACCGGACGCACCATCACCGCGCACGAGCCGCGCCGGATCCCGTGGCTCGACCTCGTCTTCGGCTTCGGCCCGATGGTGCCGATCGCGGTCGGCGCCGCCGCGACCTGGTGGCTGAACGGCCAACCCCTCGATTACCTCGTGGCCCTGTTCACCCTGCTGTACGCCGCCTCGATCCTGCTGTTCCTGGCCGGCGTCCACCGGGGCGTCAGCTTCCGCACCGAGGGCGGCCCGCATCTCGCGCAGATCGTGACGATGCTGATCCTGTACGGGCTCGGCCTGTTCAGCCTGTTCTCGGCCGTGATGGGCAAGGCGGTGCCGGCGCTGGCCATGCTGATCCTGGGCTACGCCGCGATCGGGATCCTGGATCCGATCGCGGCGCGCGCCGGGCAGGTGCCGCTCGCCCATGCCCGCCTGCGCCCCCTGCAGATGCCGATCGCCGTCATCAGCCTGGCGGTCCTGCTCTGGATCAAGCTGACGGCGCCGTACTGA
- the hisG gene encoding ATP phosphoribosyltransferase: MTPSEPGAMPLILAVPSKGRLQENASAFFGRAGLRLAQGAGARDYRGKLVGVPGVEVRYLSASEIAAQLASGAAHLGVTGEDLIRETLPDVRGQVELLTPLGFGNATVVVAVPQAWIDVRAMSDLDEVAALMRTRHGRRLRVATKYVNLTRRFFAEKGVADYRIVESLGATEGAPAAGSAEIVVDITTTGATLSANALKVLDDGIILRSEANLVASLKAPWGEDQRTALRTVLGRIAAEERARTTREVRAALPESGAIDLATIAGLHEAELPYGAPRGGDGEIVMRCPEGAVFALAGALVEAGARAVTVRRVDYAFAAENPLAERLLARL, translated from the coding sequence ATGACCCCCTCGGAACCGGGCGCCATGCCGCTGATCCTCGCCGTCCCGTCCAAGGGACGCCTCCAGGAGAACGCCAGCGCGTTCTTCGGCCGCGCCGGCCTGCGGCTCGCCCAAGGTGCCGGCGCCCGCGACTACCGCGGCAAGCTCGTCGGCGTGCCGGGGGTCGAGGTCCGCTACCTCTCGGCCTCGGAGATCGCGGCGCAGCTCGCCTCAGGCGCCGCCCATCTCGGGGTGACCGGCGAAGACCTGATCCGCGAGACCCTGCCGGACGTGCGCGGCCAGGTCGAACTCCTGACCCCGCTCGGCTTCGGCAACGCCACCGTGGTGGTGGCGGTGCCCCAGGCCTGGATCGACGTGCGGGCGATGTCCGACCTCGACGAGGTCGCGGCGCTGATGCGCACCCGCCACGGCCGCCGCCTGCGGGTTGCGACCAAGTACGTGAACCTGACCCGCCGGTTCTTCGCCGAGAAGGGCGTGGCCGATTACCGGATCGTCGAGAGCCTGGGGGCCACCGAGGGTGCGCCGGCCGCCGGCTCCGCCGAGATCGTGGTCGACATCACCACCACCGGCGCGACGCTCAGCGCCAACGCCCTGAAGGTGCTGGACGACGGCATCATCCTGCGCTCCGAGGCCAACCTGGTCGCCTCGCTGAAGGCGCCCTGGGGCGAGGACCAGCGGACGGCTTTGCGCACCGTGCTCGGCCGCATCGCCGCCGAGGAGCGCGCCCGCACCACCCGGGAGGTCCGGGCGGCCCTGCCGGAGAGCGGCGCGATCGACCTCGCCACGATCGCGGGCCTGCACGAGGCCGAATTGCCCTACGGTGCCCCGCGCGGGGGCGACGGCGAGATCGTGATGCGCTGCCCCGAGGGCGCGGTGTTCGCGCTCGCGGGCGCCCTGGTCGAGGCCGGCGCCCGGGCCGTGACGGTCCGGCGGGTCGACTACGCCTTCGCGGCCGAGAACCCGCTGGCGGAGCGGCTGCTGGCCCGGCTCTAG
- a CDS encoding uroporphyrinogen decarboxylase has product MGATMTGTERGSGGKSERAVLRVLEGEAIGPPPAWMMRQAGRYLPEYRASRAEAGSFLDLCYSPDFAVEVTLQPIRRFGFDAAILFSDILVVPHALGQDVRFVEGEGPRLDPLDGRDAFGRLREAGDPAIFSHLAPVFETVRRLRAELPGETTLLGFCGAPWTVASYMIGGRGTPDLAPARALAEGDTALVDTLIDRLVTVQTEYLVRQLEAGADAVQIFESHAGTLPRAVPASENIVEPVGDVTESALPDDAAVDALTRWSLRPIARMIAGVRARVPHAKIIVFARGSGLDGHARVVPETGADAVGVDWAVDLKALRRHVPATMVTQGNLHPDTLIAGGDALDAGVDAVLEATAGLPHIFNLGHGITPQTPVAHVERMLARLRR; this is encoded by the coding sequence ATGGGAGCGACGATGACGGGGACGGAGCGCGGGTCCGGAGGCAAGTCCGAGCGGGCGGTGCTGCGCGTCCTCGAGGGCGAGGCGATCGGGCCGCCCCCCGCCTGGATGATGCGCCAGGCCGGCCGCTACCTGCCGGAATACCGGGCGAGCCGGGCCGAGGCCGGGTCCTTCCTCGACCTCTGCTACAGCCCGGACTTCGCCGTCGAGGTGACCCTGCAGCCGATCCGCCGGTTCGGCTTCGACGCGGCGATCCTGTTCTCGGACATCCTGGTCGTCCCCCACGCGCTGGGCCAGGACGTGCGCTTCGTCGAGGGCGAGGGCCCGCGCCTCGATCCCCTGGACGGCCGCGACGCCTTCGGGCGGCTGCGCGAGGCCGGCGATCCGGCGATTTTTTCGCACCTAGCCCCGGTCTTCGAGACGGTGAGGCGGCTGCGTGCCGAACTGCCCGGCGAGACCACCCTGCTCGGCTTCTGCGGCGCGCCCTGGACGGTGGCGAGCTACATGATCGGCGGGCGCGGCACCCCGGACCTCGCCCCCGCCCGGGCGCTGGCCGAGGGCGACACCGCCTTGGTCGACACCCTGATCGACCGCCTCGTGACGGTGCAGACCGAGTATCTCGTCCGCCAGCTCGAGGCCGGCGCCGACGCGGTGCAGATCTTCGAATCCCATGCCGGCACCCTGCCGCGCGCCGTGCCGGCCTCCGAGAATATCGTCGAGCCTGTGGGCGACGTGACCGAGAGCGCCCTGCCGGACGACGCGGCCGTGGACGCCCTGACCCGCTGGTCGCTCCGTCCGATCGCCCGGATGATCGCGGGCGTCCGTGCACGGGTCCCGCACGCCAAGATCATCGTGTTCGCCCGCGGCTCGGGCCTCGACGGCCATGCCCGGGTGGTGCCGGAGACCGGCGCCGACGCCGTGGGCGTGGATTGGGCGGTGGACCTGAAGGCCCTGCGCCGGCACGTGCCGGCCACGATGGTGACCCAGGGCAACCTGCATCCCGATACGCTGATCGCCGGCGGCGACGCCCTCGATGCCGGGGTCGACGCGGTGCTGGAGGCCACCGCCGGCCTGCCGCACATCTTCAACCTCGGCCACGGCATCACCCCGCAGACGCCGGTCGCCCATGTCGAGCGCATGCTCGCGCGGCTGCGCCGGTAG
- the hisS gene encoding histidine--tRNA ligase, with amino-acid sequence MSKPETAKAESRAEILKPRLPRGFVDRRADEIAAQGRMLETIRKSFELYGFEALETPFVEYTEALGKFLPDLDRPNAGVFSFQDDDEAWLSLRYDLTAPLARFVAENYDALPKPYRSYRAGFVFRNEKPGPGRFRQFMQFDADIVGAGSVAADAETCMLMADTLDRLGLGGQYVVKVNNRKVLDGVMEAIGLAGPDKAGQRLTVLRAIDKLDRLGVDGVRDLLGAGRKDESGDFTKGAGLDADAVSRILAYVSFQADAGDGADRMAFWERFFAGWHEAVGGSETGREGIAELHAIMRLCAAAGYGHDVIRADPSVVRGLEYYTGPVYEAELTFPVTNEDGQTVRFGSVAGGGRYDGLVGRFRAEPVPATGFSIGVSRLFSALQLVKSPLLAGTETPGPVVVLVLDRENMADYQRLVALLRADGIRAELYLGSAGMKAQMKYADRRRAPAAIIQGSNERLAGEVQIKDLIEGARAAESIGSNAEWKAARPAQVSCPEADMVAQVRAVLARHFPAV; translated from the coding sequence ATGTCCAAGCCCGAAACCGCGAAGGCCGAGAGCCGGGCCGAAATCCTGAAACCCCGCCTGCCCCGCGGCTTCGTCGACCGCCGCGCCGACGAGATCGCCGCGCAGGGGCGGATGCTGGAGACGATCCGCAAGAGCTTCGAGCTCTACGGCTTCGAGGCCCTGGAGACGCCGTTCGTCGAGTACACCGAGGCGCTGGGCAAGTTCCTGCCCGACCTCGACCGGCCGAATGCCGGCGTGTTCTCGTTCCAGGACGACGACGAGGCCTGGCTCAGCCTGCGCTACGACCTGACCGCGCCGCTGGCCCGGTTCGTGGCCGAGAACTACGACGCGCTGCCGAAACCCTACCGCAGCTACCGGGCCGGCTTCGTGTTCCGCAACGAGAAGCCGGGCCCCGGCCGCTTCCGCCAGTTCATGCAGTTCGACGCCGACATCGTCGGCGCCGGCAGCGTCGCGGCCGATGCCGAGACCTGCATGCTGATGGCCGACACGCTGGACCGGCTCGGGCTCGGCGGCCAGTACGTCGTCAAGGTCAACAACCGCAAGGTGCTCGACGGCGTCATGGAGGCGATCGGGCTCGCCGGCCCCGACAAGGCTGGCCAGCGCCTGACCGTCCTGCGGGCGATCGACAAGCTCGACCGGCTCGGCGTCGACGGCGTGCGCGACCTCCTGGGCGCGGGCCGCAAGGACGAGAGCGGCGACTTCACCAAGGGCGCGGGCCTCGACGCCGATGCGGTGTCCCGGATCCTGGCCTACGTGTCGTTCCAGGCCGATGCCGGCGACGGCGCCGATCGGATGGCCTTCTGGGAGAGGTTCTTCGCCGGCTGGCACGAGGCGGTGGGCGGGTCCGAGACCGGCCGCGAGGGCATCGCCGAATTGCACGCGATCATGCGGCTCTGCGCCGCCGCCGGCTACGGCCACGACGTGATCCGCGCCGATCCGAGCGTGGTGCGCGGGCTCGAATACTACACCGGCCCGGTCTACGAGGCCGAGTTGACCTTCCCGGTCACCAACGAGGACGGCCAGACCGTGCGCTTCGGCTCGGTGGCCGGCGGCGGCCGCTACGACGGCCTGGTCGGGCGGTTCCGGGCCGAGCCGGTGCCGGCCACCGGCTTCTCCATCGGCGTCTCGCGGCTGTTCTCGGCGTTGCAGCTGGTGAAGAGCCCGCTGCTCGCCGGCACCGAGACCCCCGGCCCGGTGGTGGTGCTGGTCCTCGACCGCGAGAACATGGCCGATTACCAGCGGCTGGTCGCGCTGCTGCGGGCCGACGGCATCCGGGCCGAGCTCTATCTCGGCTCCGCCGGCATGAAGGCGCAGATGAAGTATGCCGACCGGCGCCGCGCCCCGGCGGCGATCATCCAGGGCTCGAACGAGCGCCTGGCCGGCGAGGTCCAGATCAAGGATCTGATCGAGGGTGCGCGGGCGGCCGAGAGCATCGGCAGCAACGCCGAGTGGAAGGCCGCGCGCCCGGCGCAGGTCTCCTGCCCCGAGGCCGACATGGTGGCGCAGGTCCGCGCCGTGCTGGCCCGGCACTTTCCGGCCGTTTAG